The following proteins come from a genomic window of Sorghum bicolor cultivar BTx623 chromosome 3, Sorghum_bicolor_NCBIv3, whole genome shotgun sequence:
- the LOC8062164 gene encoding profilin-A, translating to MSWQTYVDEHLMCEIEGHHLTSAAIIGHDGTVWAQSTAFPQFKPEEMTNIMKDFDEPGFLAPTGLFLGPTKYMVIQGEPGAVIRGKKGSGGITVKKTGQALVIGIYDEPMTPGQCNMVVERLGDYLVEQGL from the exons ATGTCGTGGCAGACGTACGTCGACGAGCACCTCATGTGCGAGATCGAGGGCCACCACCTCACCTCCGCCGCCATCATCGGCCACGACGGCACCGTCTGGGCCCAGAGCACCGCGTTCCCGCAG TTCAAGCCTGAGGAGATGACCAACATCATGAAGGACTTCGACGAGCCCGGGTTCCTGGCCCCGACCGGCCTCTTCCTCGGCCCCACCAAGTACATGGTCATCCAAGGCGAGCCCGGCGCCGTCATCCGCGGGAAGAAG GGATCTGGAGGCATAACCGTGAAGAAGACCGGACAGGCGCTGGTGATCGGCATCTACGACGAGCCCATGACCCCCGGGCAGTGCAacatggtggtcgagaggctcgGCGACTACCTCGTAGAGCAAGGCCTGTAA
- the LOC8062166 gene encoding anthocyanidin 5,3-O-glucosyltransferase has protein sequence MEKQMKTVVLYPSLGVGHLNPMVELGKVFLRSRLSVIIAVVDSPDAMGRLATANPDITFRHLPVPPTGKDKYSHPIMRTIDVLRVANPALRSFLRTLPAIDAVVVDMFCTDALDVAAELDIPAYFFFTSPLGHLAVNVHLPYNFPAVSLKDMPETMLHFPGVPPIRAMDMVTTVQDRESDITRARLRQCARMPEVRGFLVNSFDWLEARALKALRSGLCTPGRSTPPVYCIGPLVPPGNTGGSRERHACLEWLDTQPNRSVVLLSFGSMGIFSEPQLREMARGLESSGHRFLWVVRNPPEHQSSKSIEPDLEALLPDGFLERTREKGLVVKNWAPQMEVLRHDAVGAFITHCGWNSALEGIVSGVPMICWPLYSEQRMNKVHMVEEMKVGVAVQGYEKELVEADQVEAKVRLVMESDEGKKLRKRLAMAKKMAADALKEGGSSYMGLEKFLEGLKKSSPELKA, from the coding sequence ATGGAGAAGCAGATGAAGACCGTGGTCCTCTACCCTTCGCTGGGCGTGGGCCATCTTAACCCCATGGTTGAGCTGGGCAAGGTCTTCCTGCGCAGTCGCTTGTCTGTCATCATCGCCGTCGTCGACTCGCCCGACGCCATGGGCCGCCTCGCCACCGCCAACCCGGACATCACGTTCCGTCACCTCCCAGTCCCTCCCACCGGCAAGGACAAGTACTCGCACCCTATCATGCGTACCATCGACGTGCTTCGCGTCGCCAACCCCGCGCTCCGGAGCTTCCTGCGCACGCTCCCGGCCATCGACGCCGTCGTGGTCGACATGTTCTGCACCGACGCCCTCGACGTCGCGGCCGAGCTCGACATCCCCGCCTACTTCTTCTTCACATCCCCGCTCGGCCACCTCGCCGTCAACGTCCACCTCCCGTACAACTTCCCCGCGGTCTCACTGAAAGACATGCCCGAGACCATGCTGCACTTCCCCGGGGTGCCGCCGATCCGCGCGATGGACATGGTGACCACGGTGCAGGACAGGGAGAGCGACATCACCAGAGCACGGCTGCGCCAGTGCGCGCGCATGCCTGAAGTGAGAGGCTTTCTCGTGAACAGCTTCGACTGGTTGGAAGCACGGGCGCTGAAAGCGCTCAGGTCTGGGCTCTGCACGCCCGGCCGCTCAACGCCGCCTGTCTACTGCATTGGGCCGCTGGTACCGCCCGGGAACACGGGAGGAAGCAGGGAGAGGCACGCCTGCCTCGAGTGGCTGGACACGCAGCCGAACCGGAGCGTGGTGTTGCTCAGCTTCGGCAGCATGGGCATCTTCTCGGAGCCGCAGTTGAGAGAGATGGCACGCGGGCTAGAGAGTTCGGGGCACAGGTTCCTGTGGGTCGTGCGGAACCCACCTGAGCACCAGAGCAGCAAATCAATCGAGCCGGATCTGGAGGCGTTGCTTCCGGATGGTTTCTTGGAGCGGACTAGGGAGAAGGGCTTGGTGGTGAAGAACTGGGCGCCGCAGATGGAGGTGCTGCGGCACGACGCCGTCGGCGCGTTCATCACGCATTGCGGGTGGAACTCGGCGTTGGAGGGGATCGTGTCCGGCGTGCCGATGATCTGCTGGCCGCTGTACTCGGAGCAGAGGATGAACAAGGTGCACATGGTCGAGGAGATGAAGGTTGGAGTGGCGGTTCAAGGCTACGAGAAGGAACTGGTGGAGGCAGACCAAGTGGAAGCAAAGGTGAGGCTGGTCATGGAGTCCGATGAAGGGAAGAAGCTTAGGAAGAGGCTCGCGATGGCAAAGAAGATGGCCGCTGACGCTCTCAAGGAAGGTGGGTCGTCATACATGGGGCTCGAGAAGTTCTTGGAAGGCCTGAAGAAGAGCAGCCCGGAGCTGAAGGCATAA
- the LOC8075549 gene encoding glucan endo-1,3-beta-glucosidase 13 — protein MAGRLMLAALPILLFLLLVGQCHGGKIGVCYGRNADDLPAPDKVAQLIQQQSIKYVRIYDTNIDVIKAFANTGVELMVGVPNSDLLAFAQYQSNVDTWLKNSILPYYPATMITYITVGAEVTESPTNVSALVVPAMRNVHTALKKAGLHKKITISSTHSLGILSRSFPPSAGAFNSSYAYFLKPMLEFLVENQAPFMVDLYPYYAYQNSPSNVSLNYALFSPQSQDVIDPNTGLVYTNMFDAQVDSIFFALMALNFKTLKIMITESGWPNKGAAKETGATPDNAQTYNTNLIRHVVNDSGTPAKPGEEIDVYIFSLFNENRKPGIESERNWGLFFPDKSSIYSLDWTGRGNVDVMTGANITSANGTWCIASANASETDLQNALNWACGPGNVDCSAIQPSQPCYQPDTLASHASYAFNSYYQQNGANVVACDFSGAGIRTTKDPSYDTCVYLAAGNKMSTMNSTSLPAQSNSGPVPCAKYFTTFLPMLAPVMAAVML, from the exons ATGGCGGGGCGGCTTATGCTGGCGGCGCTCCCTATTCTCCTCTTCTTATTGCTCGTCG GGCAATGCCACGGCGGCAAGATTGGCGTCTGCTACGGCCGCAACGCCGACGACCTGCCGGCGCCGGACAAGGTGGCGCAGCTAATCCAGCAGCAATCCATCAAGTACGTGCGCATCTACGACACCAACATCGACGTCATCAAGGCCTTCGCCAACACCGGCGTCGAGCTCATGGTCGGCGTCCCCAACTCCGACCTCCTCGCCTTCGCGCAGTACCAGTCCAACGTCGACACATGGCTCAAGAACAGCATTCTCCCCTACTACCCGGCCACCATGATCACCTACATCACCGTCGGCGCCGAGGTCACCGAGAGCCCCACCAACGTCTCCGCCCTCGTCGTGCCTGCCATGCGCAATGTGCACACCGCACTCAAGAAGGCCGGCCTGCACAAGAAGATCACCATCTCCAGCACCCACTCGCTCGGGATACTGTCACGGTCGTTCCCGCCGTCTGCTGGGGCGTTCAACAGCAGCTACGCCTACTTCTTGAAGCCTATGCTCGAGTTCCTTGTGGAGAATCAGGCGCCGTTCATGGTGGATTTATACCCCTACTATGCGTACCAGAACTCACCGAGCAATGTGTCCCTCAACTACGCCCTGTTCTCGCCACAGTCTCAGGATGTGATTGACCCAAACACTGGACTGGTTTACACTAACATGTTTGATGCCCAGGTTGATTCCATCTTCTTTGCGCTCATGGCTCTGAACTTCAAAACTCTGAAGATCATGATCACTGAGTCAGGGTGGCCAAACAAAGGGGCGGCCAAGGAGACTGGAGCCACTCCAGACAATGCTCAGACTTACAATACCAATTTGATACGCCATGTTGTTAATGACAGTGGCACGCCTGCGAAACCAGGGGAAGAAATTGATGTCTACATATTTTCATTGTTCAATGAGAACAGGAAACCTGGCATTGAGTCGGAGAGGAACTGGGGACTGTTTTTTCCTGATAAGAGCTCTATCTACAGCCTTGATTGGACGGGCCGAGGCAATGTGGATGTTATGACTGGAGCAAACATTACAAGTGCAAATGGTACCTGGTGTATTGCTTCAGCTAATGCATCAGAAACAGATCTGCAGAATGCCCTCAACTGGGCATGTGGTCCAGGCAACGTAGATTGCTCTGCCATTCAACCAAGCCAACCCTGCTACCAGCCGGACACTTTAGCTTCCCATGCTTCATATGCATTCAATAGCTACTACCAGCAAAATGGAGCCAACGTTGTGGCCTGTGACTTCAGTGGTGCGGGAATACGAACGACGAAAGATCCAA GTTACGACACTTGTGTCTATTTGGCTGCAGG CAATAAGATGAGCACAATGAATTCGACATCTCTTCCAGCTCAGAGCAACTCTGGTCCAGTTCCATGCGCCAAATACTTCACCACTTTCCTCCCCATGCTGGCCCCCGTGATGGCTGCAGTTATGCTGTGA
- the LOC8062165 gene encoding uncharacterized protein LOC8062165: protein MDPCAFVRLTVDQLLLKLPAVPRPSSGAGVHPSNSPCFCTLTLQDHPSSSLSRTALLPLASASAASGPGAAAAYADPVVLSLDAEAVRRLSARPAELVVSVHAGPTGSSCGVSASRALGRVRVAIDVARAAAGETVVARDGWVDVGKPASSASSSAVSVRAQIHMVVRAEPDPRYVFQFGGEPECGPVVYQVPGGAAGGGQQRQPVFTCRFSAGRRAARSRSLTPQSSMTRSTSRRLRSWLSSTLHGEGRDGAHSRREQRKGWTVTIHDLSGSPVAAASMVTPFVPSPGSGRVSRANPGSWLILQATGAGPSSWKPWARLEAWRERGPVDALGYRLELVFDSGPHECAVPIAESSISTKRGGQFVIDPATFPEAAAGAAWPFAGGFVMGSTVEGEGRASRPTVQVGVQHVTCMGDVAVFVALSAAVDLCMDACKLFSQRLRKELCQDQDE from the exons ATGGACCCCTGCGCGTTCGTGCGCCTCACCGTGGACCAGCTCCTCCTCAAGCTCCCCGCCGTGCCGCGCCCCAGCTCCGGCGCCGGGGTGCACCCTTCCAACTCGCCCTGCTTCTGCACGCTCACCCTCCAGGACCACCCCTCCTCCTCGCTCTCCCGCACCGCGCTGCTGCCGCTCgcgtccgcctccgccgcctcggGACCCGGCGCGGCAGCGGCGTACGCCGACCCCGTCGTGCTCAGCCTCGACGCCGAGGCCGTGCGGAGGCTCTCGGCGCGCCCCGCCGAGCTGGTGGTGTCCGTGCACGCGGGCCCGACGGGGAGCAGCTGCGGCGTGAGCGCCTCTCGCGCGCTGGGCCGGGTGCGCGTTGCCATCGACGtggcgcgcgccgcggccggggaGACCGTCGTCGCCCGAGACGGCTGGGTTGACGTGGGAAAGCCCGCGTCGTCGGCTTCTTCGTCGGCCGTCTCCGTGCGCGCGCAGATCCACATGGTCGTGCGGGCCGAGCCCGACCCGCGGTACGTGTTCCAGTTCGGCGGCGAGCCGGAGTGCGGGCCCGTCGTGTACCAGGTGCCCGGAGGAGCCGCCGGTGGAGGGCAGCAGCGGCAGCCGGTCTTCACCTGCCGGTTCAGCGCCGGCCGGAGGGCGGCCAGGAGCAG ATCGCTGACGCCGCAATCGTCCATGACCCGGAGCACCAGCCGCAGGCTGCGGTCCTGGCTGAGCAGCACCCTCCACGGCGAAGGCCGCGACGGCGCGCACTCGCGGCGCGAGCAGCGGAAGGGATGGACGGTGACCATCCACGACCTGTCGGGGTCCCccgtggcggcggcgtcgaTGGTGACCCCGTTCGTGCCGTCCCCGGGCTCCGGCCGCGTCTCCCGCGCCAACCCGGGCTCCTGGCTCATCCTCCAGGCCACGGGCGCGGGGCCGTCCAGCTGGAAGCCCTGGGCGCGGCTCGAGGCCTGGCGCGAGCGCGGCCCCGTCGACGCGCTCGGCTACCGCCTGGAGCTGGTCTTCGACTCGGGCCCCCACGAGTGCGCCGTCCCCATCGCCGAGTCGTCCATCAGCACCAAGCGCGGCGGGCAGTTCGTCATCGACCCGGCCACGTTCCCCGAGGCCGCGGCGGGCGCCGCGTGGCCGTTCGCCGGCGGCTTCGTCATGGGCTCCACGGTGGAGGGCGAGGGGCGCGCGAGCCGGCCCACCGTGCAGGTCGGCGTGCAGCACGTGACGTGCATGGGCGACGTCGCCGTGTTCGTGGCGCTGTCCGcggccgtcgatctctgcatgGACGCCTGCAAGCTCTTCTCGCAGCGGCTCAGGAAGGAGCTGTGCCAGGACCAGGACGAGTGA